A genomic window from Leptolyngbya sp. BL0902 includes:
- the dnaN gene encoding DNA polymerase III subunit beta, with translation MKFVCSQSELNNQLSSVSRAVASRPSRPVLGNILVTADAGQQTVTLVGFDEVLGIESCFPAQVEASGVLTLPAKLWGDIVSRLPNDDVRLETDTDGTTVTITSASGRYEVRGLSAEDYPSLPAVEEGDTVALSAESLLHGLEGSLFATSGDETKQVLTGVHLLSDADCLEFAATDGHRLAVVQTVDETGTPTPQMDVTVPAKALRELERMIKGHPSNEPVQVRLDETQVLFDLGNQKLTTRLLEGQYPNYRQLLPKQFARQITVDRDGLIKSLERIAVLASQKNDIVKLSLDAAQQCVALSVEAQEVGSGREELAAQISGDDLDIAFNVRYLLDGLKAFDSSQVQMQCNAATSPAVLSPLGEAKITYLVMPVQIRS, from the coding sequence ATGAAGTTTGTCTGTTCTCAAAGCGAGCTGAATAATCAACTCTCATCGGTAAGTCGGGCTGTGGCCTCCCGACCCAGTCGCCCGGTTTTGGGCAATATCCTGGTGACGGCAGATGCAGGCCAGCAAACGGTCACGCTAGTGGGTTTTGACGAGGTGTTAGGGATTGAGAGCTGCTTCCCGGCCCAGGTAGAAGCATCTGGTGTGCTGACGCTGCCCGCTAAGCTGTGGGGCGATATTGTGTCTCGGCTGCCCAATGACGACGTTCGGCTCGAAACTGATACCGATGGCACCACCGTGACGATCACCAGCGCCTCTGGCCGCTATGAGGTGCGTGGCCTGAGCGCGGAGGACTACCCCTCCCTGCCCGCCGTTGAGGAAGGTGACACCGTTGCGCTCTCTGCTGAGTCGTTGCTCCACGGTCTAGAGGGCTCGCTGTTTGCCACTAGTGGCGATGAAACCAAGCAGGTATTGACTGGGGTACACCTGCTGTCAGATGCGGACTGTTTAGAATTTGCGGCTACCGATGGGCACCGCCTTGCCGTGGTTCAGACTGTAGATGAGACGGGCACTCCCACCCCTCAGATGGATGTGACTGTCCCCGCCAAAGCCCTGCGCGAACTGGAGCGCATGATTAAGGGGCATCCGTCCAATGAACCCGTACAGGTGCGGCTGGATGAAACCCAGGTATTGTTTGACCTCGGCAACCAAAAGCTCACGACTCGCCTGCTGGAAGGGCAGTACCCAAACTATCGCCAACTCTTGCCGAAACAGTTTGCCCGCCAAATCACCGTAGATCGCGATGGCCTGATCAAAAGCCTGGAACGCATTGCGGTGCTGGCCAGCCAAAAAAACGATATCGTCAAGCTCTCCCTCGATGCAGCCCAACAGTGCGTGGCTCTATCCGTGGAGGCCCAGGAAGTGGGCAGTGGCCGCGAGGAACTGGCAGCTCAAATCAGCGGCGATGATCTGGATATTGCCTTTAATGTGCGCTATCTGCTAGACGGTTTGAAAGCCTTTGACAGTAGCCAGGTTCAAATGCAGTGCAATGCAGCTACCAGTCCAGCGGTGCTGAGCCCCCTGGGAGAGGCCAAAATTACCTACCTGGTCATGCCTGTGCAAATCCGCAGCTAG
- the rplI gene encoding 50S ribosomal protein L9, translated as MAKRVQVVLTEDIRKLGQNGDLVEVAPGYARNYLLPNGKAVRTTPGVLKQVERRREAERQRQLEIKQEAEATQKALATIGMFTIQKPVGENDAIFGTVTSSDVADVIKSLSGKDVDRRDITVPDINKLGEYQAQIKLHAEVTATVNLRIIAE; from the coding sequence ATGGCAAAACGGGTACAGGTAGTTCTCACCGAAGACATTCGCAAACTGGGCCAAAATGGCGACCTGGTGGAAGTAGCACCGGGCTACGCACGTAATTATCTCCTGCCGAATGGCAAAGCCGTCCGCACCACCCCTGGCGTGTTGAAGCAGGTGGAGCGTCGTCGTGAGGCAGAGCGTCAACGTCAGCTCGAAATCAAGCAAGAAGCCGAGGCTACCCAAAAAGCCCTGGCCACCATTGGTATGTTCACCATTCAAAAGCCCGTGGGCGAAAACGATGCCATCTTTGGTACCGTCACCTCCTCCGATGTGGCCGATGTGATCAAGTCTCTGTCGGGCAAAGACGTGGATCGCCGCGACATCACCGTTCCCGACATCAACAAGCTCGGTGAGTACCAAGCCCAAATCAAACTTCATGCCGAAGTGACCGCAACGGTCAACCTGCGCATCATCGCAGAATAA
- a CDS encoding universal stress protein gives MHPKILVAIDNSAFSRDIFQEALDLAKASQGCLFLVHSLSGEEESSPLPMQRRLDSIYWAPGTEINLDAWKDEWHRYEGDSLDHLRHLAGKANAMGIKTEFRQLIGSPGRVICKAAQQWGATMIVMGHRGRSGLSELVMGSVSNYVMHHALCSVLVLKPEEVIRSSLA, from the coding sequence ATGCATCCAAAAATTCTGGTTGCCATTGATAACAGTGCCTTTAGTCGCGATATTTTCCAGGAAGCGCTTGATCTTGCTAAAGCTAGTCAAGGTTGCTTGTTTTTGGTTCATAGTCTTTCTGGGGAAGAAGAAAGTAGTCCCTTACCCATGCAACGGAGGCTGGACAGTATCTACTGGGCTCCAGGTACCGAAATTAACTTAGACGCCTGGAAAGATGAATGGCATCGCTACGAGGGCGATAGCCTAGATCATCTCAGGCATTTAGCTGGAAAAGCAAATGCCATGGGGATAAAAACAGAATTTAGGCAACTCATCGGCAGTCCTGGCCGAGTCATTTGCAAAGCGGCTCAGCAATGGGGCGCAACGATGATTGTGATGGGCCACCGTGGCCGTAGCGGCCTGTCAGAACTAGTGATGGGCAGTGTCAGCAACTATGTGATGCACCACGCGCTCTGCTCTGTGCTAGTTCTTAAGCCAGAGGAAGTGATTCGTTCCTCGCTTGCCTAA
- a CDS encoding SDR family NAD(P)-dependent oxidoreductase has translation MARLVLITGASSGIGYEMAKVCATQGHDVIAVARREDRLTTLKQEIEQTYGVTVWPYAADLTDAQTRQDLFDWTQTLGQPLYALVNNAGFGLLEPFAETNWEQQNAMLQLNIVALTHLTHLVLPGMIAQGQGRILNVASTAAFLPGPYMACYYASKAFVQSFTEAIASELEGTGVTATTLCPGPTESEFQDVAGMGELEFFSGKLPTSADVATFGYRAMEKGERTVVHGLVNNLLAFATRLQSDKALATMMKGFQQPKGSPN, from the coding sequence ATGGCAAGGCTTGTTCTGATTACGGGTGCCTCTAGCGGCATTGGCTACGAAATGGCGAAGGTGTGTGCCACCCAGGGCCATGATGTGATTGCGGTCGCTCGTCGCGAAGATCGTTTGACCACCCTAAAACAGGAAATCGAACAGACCTATGGTGTCACAGTGTGGCCCTATGCTGCCGATTTGACCGATGCCCAGACCCGTCAAGATCTCTTTGATTGGACACAAACCCTCGGCCAACCCCTCTATGCCCTGGTGAACAATGCTGGGTTTGGCCTGTTAGAACCCTTTGCCGAAACGAATTGGGAACAGCAAAACGCCATGCTCCAGCTCAACATCGTGGCGCTCACCCACCTCACCCACCTGGTTTTGCCGGGAATGATTGCCCAAGGCCAGGGCCGCATTCTGAACGTGGCCTCCACCGCCGCCTTTTTGCCGGGGCCATACATGGCCTGTTACTACGCCTCCAAAGCCTTTGTGCAATCCTTCACCGAAGCCATCGCCAGCGAACTGGAGGGCACAGGCGTCACCGCTACCACCCTTTGCCCTGGCCCCACAGAGTCCGAATTTCAGGACGTGGCGGGCATGGGAGAACTGGAATTTTTCAGCGGCAAACTGCCCACCTCGGCAGATGTCGCCACCTTTGGCTATCGCGCCATGGAAAAGGGCGAACGCACCGTGGTGCATGGGCTGGTCAATAACCTGCTGGCCTTCGCCACCCGCCTGCAATCCGACAAAGCCCTCGCCACCATGATGAAAGGGTTTCAGCAGCCCAAAGGCTCACCGAATTAG
- the dnaB gene encoding replicative DNA helicase, translating into MVQNLQFDAVNDRLPPQNIEAEEAILGGVLLDPEAIGRVMEILTPDAFYIGAHKEIYRAALELHAKGQPTDLLTITVWLKDHDKLEKVGGQARIAQLIDRTVSAANIDQYATLVMDKYTRRMLIQTGGEISQLGYDTTVPLEKVLDQSEQKLFGITQVRPQAGLTATSDILIDTFAEIEQRSLGVVLPGVPCGFYDLDAMTQGFQRSDLIITAARPSMGKTSFVLNIARNIAALQKLPVAIYSLEMSKLQLVYRLLSSEVEMESSRLRTGRIAQNEWEKLGHAISVLSQMPIFIDDTPNISVTEIRSRCRRLQAEQGGALGLVLIDYLQLMEGGGDNRVQELSKMTRSLKGLARELNVPIIALSQLSRGVESRTNKRPMMSDLRECVTGDTLVILADGRRVPIRDLVGHTPEVVSLDSHGKLIQAQAEMVWEVGIRPVYTLTTASGRKIRATAEHRLYTLDGWQWLKELSAGSYLAVAQDAQDAQETADIFWDEVISIEPAGEEAVYDLTVPGPASWLADGIVSHNSGAIEQDADLIMMLYREEYYDPDTPDRGIAEVIITKHRNGPTGTVKLLFEPQFTRFRNLASPGM; encoded by the coding sequence ATGGTACAAAACTTGCAGTTTGATGCGGTCAACGACCGACTGCCGCCCCAAAATATTGAGGCCGAAGAAGCTATTCTTGGCGGCGTACTGCTCGACCCGGAGGCCATTGGTCGGGTGATGGAAATTCTCACCCCCGACGCCTTTTACATCGGTGCCCACAAGGAAATTTACCGCGCCGCCCTCGAACTCCACGCCAAGGGACAGCCCACGGATTTGCTCACCATTACCGTGTGGCTGAAGGATCACGACAAGCTGGAGAAAGTGGGGGGTCAAGCCCGCATCGCCCAACTGATTGACCGCACCGTTAGCGCCGCCAACATCGACCAGTACGCCACCCTGGTGATGGACAAGTACACTCGGCGGATGCTGATCCAAACCGGGGGCGAAATTTCCCAGCTCGGCTACGATACGACGGTTCCCCTAGAAAAGGTGTTAGATCAGTCGGAGCAAAAGCTGTTTGGCATTACCCAGGTGCGCCCCCAGGCGGGCCTCACGGCAACGTCGGATATTTTGATCGACACCTTCGCCGAAATCGAGCAGCGCTCCCTCGGCGTGGTGCTGCCCGGTGTGCCCTGCGGCTTCTACGACCTCGATGCCATGACCCAGGGCTTCCAGCGCTCTGACCTGATCATTACGGCGGCGAGGCCGTCAATGGGCAAGACGTCATTCGTGTTGAACATTGCCCGCAACATTGCCGCTTTGCAAAAGCTGCCCGTGGCCATCTACAGCCTAGAAATGTCGAAGCTGCAACTGGTCTATCGCTTGCTCTCCAGCGAAGTGGAAATGGAAAGCAGCCGCCTCCGCACCGGACGCATTGCCCAAAATGAGTGGGAAAAACTGGGCCATGCTATCAGTGTGTTGTCACAAATGCCGATTTTTATTGACGATACGCCGAACATTTCCGTCACCGAAATTCGGTCTCGCTGCCGTCGCTTACAGGCCGAACAGGGCGGTGCCTTGGGTCTGGTGCTAATCGACTATCTGCAACTGATGGAAGGCGGCGGCGATAACCGGGTGCAGGAACTTTCCAAAATGACCCGCTCCCTCAAGGGTCTGGCCCGTGAGTTAAACGTCCCCATCATTGCCCTCTCGCAGCTCAGCCGGGGGGTCGAATCTCGCACCAACAAGCGCCCTATGATGAGCGATTTGCGCGAGTGCGTTACCGGAGACACCTTAGTGATCCTGGCCGATGGTCGTCGAGTTCCTATTCGCGACTTAGTCGGTCACACCCCTGAGGTTGTCAGTCTAGATAGCCACGGCAAGCTCATTCAAGCCCAGGCGGAGATGGTTTGGGAAGTAGGCATCCGCCCCGTTTATACCTTGACCACCGCCAGCGGACGTAAAATTCGGGCTACCGCAGAGCATCGTTTATATACCCTCGACGGCTGGCAATGGCTTAAGGAATTGAGCGCAGGAAGTTATCTCGCAGTTGCCCAGGATGCCCAGGATGCCCAGGAAACCGCTGATATTTTCTGGGATGAGGTGATTTCGATTGAACCTGCTGGGGAAGAGGCTGTGTATGACTTGACGGTTCCAGGGCCAGCATCTTGGTTGGCGGACGGCATTGTATCCCATAACTCTGGAGCCATCGAGCAAGACGCTGACTTGATTATGATGCTCTACCGTGAGGAGTATTACGATCCTGATACGCCAGATCGCGGCATTGCTGAGGTGATTATTACCAAGCATCGCAATGGCCCCACGGGCACCGTCAAGCTGTTGTTTGAGCCGCAGTTTACCCGTTTCCGCAACCTGGCCAGCCCTGGGATGTAG
- a CDS encoding DUF29 domain-containing protein, with the protein MPFTTPTSAVSTLYEVDFYEWLQHTVEAIKHRNFDQVDWDNLIEEVESMGRSEKRELKSRLLVILEHLLKLIFWDSEKPQNARGWRNTVIEQRNQVDLILEDSPSLKPWLAEIFVDSYAKARQHILQKSGLPGEMFPIQPPFPLENVLNTDWLPG; encoded by the coding sequence ATGCCGTTTACGACGCCTACATCTGCGGTTTCAACCCTGTATGAGGTCGATTTTTATGAGTGGCTTCAGCACACCGTTGAGGCCATCAAACACCGAAATTTTGATCAGGTCGATTGGGACAATTTAATAGAAGAAGTGGAGAGCATGGGCCGCAGCGAAAAACGGGAACTCAAAAGCCGATTGCTGGTCATCCTCGAACACCTCCTCAAGCTGATATTTTGGGACAGCGAAAAGCCTCAAAACGCCAGAGGTTGGCGCAATACGGTGATTGAACAGCGCAATCAGGTGGATCTCATTTTGGAAGATAGCCCTAGCCTCAAGCCCTGGTTAGCCGAGATTTTTGTGGACTCCTACGCCAAGGCTAGACAACACATCCTCCAGAAATCTGGACTACCGGGGGAGATGTTCCCCATCCAGCCGCCCTTCCCTCTGGAGAATGTGCTCAACACCGATTGGTTGCCGGGGTAA
- a CDS encoding DUF4886 domain-containing protein — MDDRHHHGRAIAQFCILAILVALFTVACQFQRPQAEPTITLPPPTEGPIRVLFVGNSLTFYNNGINYHLNGFTRTFQAGSVSQPNYAWQDHWNSPDTRQSIQSGGWTHIVLQEQSQLPVINPSFSEDFAEKLSAEVRQSGAEPILMMTWERRDSLDKGVTTDNLWKAYAALGQTLGVYVAPVGLAFERAQQNRPDLVLAESDAHPTLYGTYLAACVIYGFLMQVSPVGLVYRPAEMSAEDALFLQQMASETLGLENRR; from the coding sequence ATGGATGACCGACATCACCACGGTAGGGCAATAGCCCAGTTTTGCATTCTGGCGATCCTGGTGGCCCTGTTCACCGTAGCCTGTCAGTTTCAGCGTCCCCAGGCCGAACCCACCATCACCCTGCCGCCCCCCACCGAAGGCCCGATTCGGGTGCTGTTTGTGGGCAACAGCCTCACCTTCTACAACAACGGCATCAACTATCACCTCAACGGCTTTACTCGCACCTTCCAAGCGGGTAGCGTTAGCCAGCCCAACTATGCTTGGCAAGACCACTGGAACAGCCCCGACACCCGGCAATCCATCCAATCCGGCGGCTGGACGCATATTGTGTTGCAAGAGCAAAGCCAGCTCCCGGTGATCAATCCGTCCTTTTCAGAAGACTTTGCCGAAAAACTCAGCGCCGAAGTGCGACAAAGCGGCGCAGAACCGATCCTGATGATGACCTGGGAACGGCGGGACAGCCTGGATAAAGGCGTCACCACCGACAACCTGTGGAAAGCCTATGCCGCCCTTGGTCAAACCTTGGGGGTCTACGTCGCCCCGGTGGGTCTGGCCTTTGAGCGTGCCCAGCAGAACCGCCCGGATTTGGTGCTGGCGGAAAGCGACGCCCACCCCACCCTCTACGGCACCTACCTCGCCGCCTGTGTGATTTACGGCTTTTTGATGCAGGTCAGCCCCGTTGGCCTGGTCTATCGCCCCGCCGAAATGTCAGCGGAGGATGCCCTCTTTTTGCAGCAAATGGCCTCCGAAACGTTGGGGCTAGAGAATCGTCGTTAG
- the tpiA gene encoding triose-phosphate isomerase translates to MRKIILAGNWKMYKTQAETLDFLKQFLGQLNETPEDRGIVLCAPFTALSALSKSLHGARIKVGAQNIHWEDEGAYTGEISGDMLRELGVRYVIVGHSERRQYFGETDETVNLRLKQAQKCGFTPILCVGETKQQRDAGETEAVIAAQIEKDLVDVDQNNLVIAYEPIWAIGTGDTCEAEEANRVIGAIRKLLINPNVTIQYGGSVKPNNVDELMAQPEIDGALVGGASLEPDSFARIVNYQPMV, encoded by the coding sequence GTGCGAAAAATTATTCTTGCTGGCAACTGGAAAATGTACAAAACCCAGGCGGAAACCCTGGATTTTCTGAAACAATTTTTAGGACAGCTCAACGAAACCCCCGAGGATCGCGGCATTGTGCTGTGTGCGCCCTTCACCGCCCTCAGCGCCCTGTCCAAGAGCCTGCACGGAGCCAGAATTAAGGTGGGTGCCCAGAATATCCACTGGGAAGACGAAGGAGCCTACACCGGAGAAATTTCCGGCGATATGCTGCGGGAACTGGGGGTGCGCTACGTGATCGTGGGCCACAGCGAACGCCGCCAGTATTTTGGCGAAACCGATGAAACCGTTAACCTCCGCCTCAAGCAGGCCCAAAAATGCGGCTTCACCCCCATCCTCTGCGTGGGCGAAACCAAGCAGCAGCGGGATGCCGGGGAAACCGAAGCGGTGATCGCCGCCCAAATTGAAAAAGACCTGGTGGACGTAGATCAGAACAACCTGGTGATTGCCTACGAACCGATCTGGGCCATCGGCACGGGCGACACCTGCGAAGCCGAAGAAGCCAACCGCGTCATCGGCGCAATTCGCAAGCTGTTGATCAATCCCAACGTCACCATCCAGTACGGCGGTTCCGTCAAACCCAACAACGTCGATGAACTGATGGCCCAGCCCGAAATCGATGGTGCCCTGGTGGGCGGGGCCAGCCTAGAACCCGACAGCTTCGCCCGCATCGTCAACTATCAACCCATGGTCTAG
- the yidD gene encoding membrane protein insertion efficiency factor YidD: MKAVLLLLIQGYRRFISPLFPPTCRFTPTCSQYALTAIERFGPLKGTWLAVRRITRCHPFHPGGYDPVPEAGTCNHHTSDI, from the coding sequence ATGAAAGCTGTTTTATTGCTGCTCATTCAGGGCTATCGGCGGTTCATTTCGCCGCTGTTTCCGCCCACTTGTCGGTTCACACCCACCTGTTCGCAGTATGCGTTGACGGCGATTGAACGGTTTGGGCCACTCAAGGGAACCTGGCTGGCGGTGCGGCGCATCACTCGTTGCCATCCGTTCCATCCCGGTGGTTACGACCCGGTGCCTGAGGCAGGGACTTGCAATCATCACACCTCAGATATATAG
- a CDS encoding DMT family transporter: MANFFVIFLAMMGGIATALQGQFMGLLSVAMGPLESVFITYSGGAVVVAMVMLVAKGGNLKAWDTVPWYAFTSGLMGLMIIGAIGYVVPRLGVAAGFTVMVATQFLAGAIIDHYGLFGAMVRPMDLTKALGLGLLMTGVTLLVR, translated from the coding sequence ATGGCGAACTTTTTTGTGATTTTTCTGGCCATGATGGGCGGCATTGCTACAGCGCTGCAAGGCCAGTTTATGGGTCTGCTGTCGGTGGCCATGGGACCTTTGGAGAGCGTATTTATCACCTATTCCGGTGGGGCCGTGGTGGTGGCCATGGTAATGCTGGTGGCCAAGGGCGGCAACCTCAAGGCTTGGGACACGGTGCCCTGGTATGCCTTTACCTCTGGGCTGATGGGGTTGATGATTATTGGGGCGATTGGCTATGTGGTGCCTCGGCTGGGGGTAGCGGCGGGATTTACGGTGATGGTGGCAACTCAGTTTTTGGCAGGGGCCATCATCGACCACTACGGCCTCTTTGGGGCCATGGTGCGCCCCATGGATTTGACCAAGGCGCTGGGCTTGGGGCTGTTGATGACCGGGGTGACGCTGCTGGTCCGGTAG
- a CDS encoding phytoene desaturase family protein: MADTTDIVIIGAGVAGLAAGCYAQMNGYHSRIIEAQAGPGGSCWADWQQGYCLEGGLHYIFGNGPGQPFHSTWEELGVVPQIPFLHEDYLAQLYGPNGEVLTVHSDTEILAEHMKSLAPQDGKLIDQFCKGVRNFKDFDLSILQQKPKSMMTAADWARIGRQVLPFVNSLGKWGSLSLQDLGTKFKNPFLQRAVPHMFSWPEVPVMVGMSLLAYLDNGNAGFPQGGSLAFVKAIEQRYLALGGEIYYSTPVEQILLEGDQAVGVRLIDQREYRAKRVISACDGRQTLFHLLQGDYLHHRLEKIYKSDLPMYSQFQVCLGVNRDLSAEPHWTTYLLEEPLTIAGAPQGEIGLKHYNIDPSLAPPGKSVLMALMTTPYRHWQAAYGEGHPPADELPEVETVLDWLNQRYPGLRNDIEVMQVRTPLSHERTTGNWQGSSCGWLLTKDTLPMMVQGIPKRLPGLKNFAMIGHWTEPGGSVPIAAMSGRNLVYELCHEDSKAFTLI; the protein is encoded by the coding sequence ATGGCGGATACAACCGATATTGTGATTATTGGGGCAGGGGTTGCGGGGCTGGCAGCAGGCTGCTACGCCCAAATGAATGGCTACCACAGCCGCATCATCGAAGCCCAGGCGGGGCCGGGGGGATCCTGTTGGGCCGATTGGCAGCAGGGCTATTGCCTGGAGGGTGGCCTGCACTACATCTTTGGCAACGGGCCAGGGCAGCCGTTTCATAGCACCTGGGAAGAGTTGGGCGTGGTGCCCCAGATCCCCTTTTTGCATGAAGATTACCTGGCCCAACTATACGGCCCCAATGGGGAAGTGCTCACCGTCCACAGCGACACGGAGATTTTGGCCGAGCACATGAAATCTCTTGCGCCCCAGGATGGCAAGCTGATCGATCAGTTTTGCAAAGGGGTTCGCAACTTTAAGGATTTTGACCTGTCGATTCTGCAACAGAAGCCCAAATCAATGATGACCGCAGCCGACTGGGCCAGAATTGGGCGGCAGGTGTTGCCCTTTGTGAATTCCCTCGGCAAGTGGGGCAGCCTGTCGCTGCAAGATTTGGGCACCAAGTTCAAAAATCCGTTTTTGCAGCGGGCCGTTCCCCATATGTTTTCCTGGCCAGAGGTGCCCGTGATGGTGGGGATGTCGCTGCTGGCCTACCTCGACAATGGTAACGCGGGCTTTCCCCAGGGCGGTTCCCTCGCCTTTGTGAAGGCCATCGAGCAACGCTACCTAGCCCTCGGTGGCGAAATTTATTATTCCACCCCTGTGGAACAAATTTTATTGGAGGGCGACCAAGCCGTGGGGGTGCGCCTCATCGACCAGCGCGAGTACCGGGCCAAGCGGGTAATTTCCGCCTGTGATGGTCGCCAGACCCTCTTCCACCTGCTGCAAGGGGATTATCTCCACCACCGCCTGGAGAAAATCTACAAGAGCGATCTCCCCATGTACTCCCAGTTTCAGGTGTGCCTCGGCGTCAATCGCGACCTCTCCGCCGAGCCCCACTGGACCACCTACCTCCTAGAAGAACCCCTCACCATCGCCGGAGCCCCCCAGGGCGAGATCGGCCTCAAGCACTACAACATCGACCCGTCCCTGGCTCCTCCGGGCAAATCGGTCCTCATGGCCCTGATGACCACCCCCTACCGCCACTGGCAAGCCGCCTATGGCGAGGGTCATCCCCCCGCAGACGAACTGCCGGAAGTAGAAACCGTTCTAGACTGGCTCAACCAGCGCTACCCCGGCCTTCGCAACGACATTGAAGTGATGCAGGTACGCACCCCCCTCAGCCACGAGCGCACCACCGGAAACTGGCAGGGGTCGAGCTGCGGCTGGCTGCTCACCAAAGACACCCTGCCGATGATGGTGCAGGGCATCCCCAAACGCCTGCCGGGGCTGAAAAACTTTGCCATGATCGGCCACTGGACAGAACCGGGGGGCAGCGTCCCTATCGCTGCTATGTCTGGGCGTAACCTGGTGTACGAACTCTGCCACGAAGACAGCAAAGCCTTCACCCTTATCTGA